ACACAGTTGAGACTCAGAGTTGTGTGGGGAAAAGCCCTTCAGTGAGGACCTAGGGATAAAGAATGTCCAAAGGGTTCAGATGCTGATACATAATAGTTATGCATAGCCAACTGCATGTAGAAAGGCAAAaagatgttaaaaaaaaaaaaaatcatttggatGTGTCTCCTAAAATTAGCGGGTTTTAGAAGGGGTGATGCTCATTCTCATTATGACTAGATGTTGACATCACATAAGTTTTTGGTCACCATCTATTAAGCATTTTGTATTTGTAGAAGAGGATTTGTTATTCAATATGGTAAGCAATAATCATGAAGCCATAACACCTAGATGATGCTCAACCAAAATATCTACCAACTCAAGCACCAAAGAGGCTAGAACACACAAAGTGATCTGAACAGCTCAAACAATATGTATACTGCTAAGCTTGCATAGTTAACAGGCAAGCAGTAAAGTAGTTCACAGGCCAACAACTAAGATCTGAAAAGAAGGTATTCCCTCCCTGATGTTAGATCAAATAATAATAGCTGACTCTTTCTCCATTTAGCATACCACGCCAAAGAATTTAATTCTTTCATCATCTCTGTAACTATATTGAATAATTAAAATAACAGATTAACCAGTGCATGACAGTCAGGATTGTTTATTTAGTCTCCAAGTGCAAAGGCGAGTCATGGCAATCGTTCAGAGCTGACAAGAGTAATGCAGGTTACTAGTTAAAATAGCTGCCTATTGGAGTGTCATCACGCATGAACAATGGGAAGTCTATCAAACATGGATTGAATATCTTGATCTAAAAACAACTTTTGGTGGAAGCACAGAAGAGATCATCTTACCCAACTATTAATAGTTATACTCGATGGGTCACATGTCAATCCTTGACATCTAGACTCTTTCACAGTCTAAAGTAACTTCAGAGGATTGCTACCAAGTGGCATAAACCTCATCCATGTAAGAAATAAGATAAGCCTCACTACCTAGCCAGAACCCATTTAGGCTTCACAGAAGGCTCCTCTTACTACCTAGTAGCCTTAGCAAGCACCAAAATATAACAAGTGGATGTCAGGCTGAGTGCCAGATATAGAACACTCAAACTAAAACTGATGACATCTTGATCAGTAAAGTGACTATCATACAATGGGGTAACGCTCATCAGTTATACTTCgggcatgcaagaagagctaacgAAACTCTTACATGGGCATTGATCAATATATAGAATATGAGCTGCCTCATTTAATTCAGAGAAGGCCATATGGACAAAGCTTGAGCTAGTGTTAAATTCCCTAAAAGTTTAAATCATCGTCTTCACATTTAAGGGCATGAGGTTATAGGTGTTTTGCATGGCTCAAATTAATCATAGCAAGTTTCCTGAGCATGCCTGACCCAATCAAATGTTAGATGCAGCTCATAGGTGAAGGCTGCATGCCTATTTCCAGatcttctgaaaaaaaaaattggccaTTAAAAGAATGCCACTAATCACAGATTTCTGATGCATAGCGGTATAGTCTCCAAAACAAGGAGATCGATGCTTTCATGGTCAAGTATATCTCCAATTGTTCTTCTTGAATTGAACTTGCAGTCAAAAGAACTTGGTATTACTGGGACCATGAGGCAACGTGTTTTCAATTTTTGGTGCCAAGGAAACAATATGTCGGTCTAATCAGACAAGAATCTTAAATTTTTCTGCTTCTGCTGACATTTTGGAATCCACATCAATTTAATGTCATCCCTCAGACAGATTTTATGAAATTTCTTCAAGGTCCAAGGAAGAGATTCATCCAACGTGAGCTTGCTGACCTGCTGAAACTTGTAATGCAAATCTTTAAAAGGATAACACTGAAGAAGTAAAAAAACCAAAGTATATCTAAGTGAAAGACCAACATTTGTTTGACAGTATAAGACATAAATGGTCAGAAAGAGAAGGGAGGTttggggggtggggtggggggtgTTGTTGGAGGATGAGGGGCAAATGACAGTTGGGAACTGAGATCAAGAGATAAAAATACACCTACCAGACAAAACAGTACATTCTAGATCAcattaattaggttcaaatcacaAAAAAACCTTACATGCAACCTTATTAAAAATATGATTGTATTAAGTATATGGATAGCGAGGGATCATGAAGCAATGGCACAAGCCAACACGACTTCAGTCCAGCAGTTGGCACCTGTCTCTTAAGAGCTTGTTAAGTGAAAGGTCTAGGGTTCAAACTTTAATGGTGGCATTACCACCATATTTCTAGAAAATGAAGCCACAGCATAATGTATTTATACAATATGGTATGATAACGTCAATACTTTTAACCACACTCCCAATAAGAAATTCAGCATGAAGTTTTAATTCCATCTGCCTTCAATGCCTTGATATTAGCTCAAGGTATCAAACATGTGTATTATAAATTCAATCACACGACAAACCTGGCTTGCTCACTCAAATTGTATTCCTAGATACATCTGAAAATTGCATGTGTCCTTGTATAATGTGAATTATCCATATTAAAACCCCAGTTGTTTTGAGCTACTGTAATGAAGTTGTCAAAATGAACTGGAGGAATGGAAAACCATTACAGCTTACCCACTCAACAAGGCTCTCATCACCCAAAGGCTGTGAAGAATCAACAGGCTTTCGTCCAGTAATAAGCTCAAGGAGCACAACCCCAAAAGAATAAACATCAGACTTCTCAGTCAACTTGCCACTTGATGCATACTCTGGAGCCAAATATCTGCAAGAACAAAATCATTTCAGTTTGTCCTAAGCCAAAAGCATCATAGAATTCAGATCGAACCTTTATGAAGCCCTATATTCATCACATATATAGAAAACACCATTGGATGTGGTTCACCTACCCAAATGTTCCCATTACACGTGTAGTAACATGTGTACAAGCATCCATAGCTAACCTTGCAAGTCCAAAGTCCGAAACCTaagacataaatatgagttaACCACAAGGCTAACAAAAATATGGTGAGTATTGAGAATATATTTCACATATCATAGTTATATTGAGGCCACCTGAGCTTCAAAGTTGTTATCCAATAGAATATTCGAGGACTTTATATCCCTATGAATTATTCGTGGATGGCCTGACAAAAAAAACAATTTTAAGAGCCAGAGAAATAAACAAGTGACCGGTCAAAAATAAATGTGTATTCATGATGGCAAATATGTCAAAAGCACATGGAGGGAAATTTTACAATCTTCATGCAAGTATGCTATTCCACGAGCTGCACCAGCTGCAACCTTAACCCTGGTTGCCCAATCCATAACCAGCCTTCCTTCCCCTGCAAATGCAAATTCATGATCAACAAAAAACCTTCATATAATTTGAGAAATGATAATTCCGTCATTCTCAAACAAGGATCAGTTGCTTTTGTAAAAGGAGTACACTGAAAGGGCTGTATCTTACCATGAAGATGATAATGAAGTGTATTGTTAGGCACAAAATCATAGACAAGTAATCTCTGGTTCTCTGCTATGCAGTACCCTACAAGTGAAACCAAATGGCGGTGGTGCACGCGGCTGATAATCTCAACTTCAGCTTTGAACTCACGCTCCCCCTGGCCACCACCGACTTTGAGTTGTTTCACAGCCACTTCTCTTCCATCTGGTAAGCATCCTTTGTAAACACAACCAAATCCACCCTCGCCTAAAATATTCTGACTTGAGAAGCCATTGGTTATCCCATATAGTTCTTCATATGTGAACCATGATCTTGAATTGCCCAACCCTGCATCCGACGGTGAATTTACGAACACTCCTTGACTTCCAGTACTATGCTGATATGCTAGAGGAGCTGATGGGGATCTTGGATAGGACGAATCTAATAAGAAAAAGGTAAGCTTTGTTAACTAAATGGCCATAATGGCATACCAATACCTATAAATTTTCTTGGTAAATTTTCTAACAGTGCTATTGAGGATTTCTTCATGAGAAGGATTGTGATTCATGAATCAATTATAGAAAAATGGTCAAATAAAACGCTAAAAAATGACATGGGAAAGTTTTAGGTGTTACCAGACATTTGTGAAGATGCAGACTGTGAGGGTAGGATAAAGCCTGCATCATATCCACCAACCTGCTTTTTGCGCTTCCTCATGAACCACACAGCTACTCCTAAACCAAGTATCACAATCACTGATATCGCAGCAATAATTACTACACTACTGGCCTTAATCCCACCACCTCCTCCGGAGCTGCTGCCCCCATGGGAATGTGAACTCGGATTGGATGCCTTGTTGGGACTTGGGATAGTTGGAGTAGCTGGATTCCCTGGAGTGGTGGGAGAGGGTAAGGGTAGACTACCAGGAGGAGCAGGAAGAGGGGGTGAAGCCGGGGTAGATGGAGTTTTgccaggaggaggagaaggggtaGAAGGAGTGGAAGGTGGTGGGGCTTTAGGTGGTGGTGCTGATTCACCAGAAGGTGGGTTTTGGGGTGCAGAAGGAGGAGGGGACTGTTGAACTGGCGGTGGAGGTGAATTCTTGGGTGGTTTAGCCACTGGTGGTGAAGGGACAATCGCGGGTGGGGAAGGGGAAGATGGTGGAGGTGACGAAGGCGAGGGAGTTTGTGGAGGGGAAGATGTAGGAGGCGGTGGTGGAGATAATGTTGGAGGTGggggagaagcagaaggtggaggcGGCAACGCTGGCGGCGGAGAAGTGGAGATAGTTGGAGGGGAAGTGGCAACGGGTGGGGGCGCTGAGGCTGAAGATGTTGGTGGAGTAGAtggaggcggaggaggaggaggggcagTGGAAACAGGGGGAGGGGAAGTAGGCGGAGGCGCTGCATTTGATGATGTCGGTGGATCGGAGGTGGCATCGGGTCGAGTTTTGGGTGGTGGAGAACCAGCAGGAGGAGGAGAAGTGGAAGGAGAAGGTGGTGGTGGAGCAGAGGCAGATGAAAATGGTGGGAGAACTGATGGAGAAAGTGGAGGAATGGAGGCCATAATTCCACCAGGTTTCAGCCCCACCTTCCTCCCTTTCAGCTAAAATCCCAAATGATCCATAAACCCTTGGCCCAAATCAAAATTCTCTCATTTCACAAACAAAGAAACTCCAAAGCTCCCTCCTTTTTCACAAGATCTCAAAATCAGAAGCACCCAGAGATCCTCGACATTTCTAGGCACCAAATCGAACTTCTAAATACACCTTTCTTCTTAATTATAATCCAAATCAGTGCAGAAATCAAAAAATTCTCAAAGCCCCTCACCAAAAAAAATCCTCACTTTTTTCCCAGAAAGGACCGGTCGATAACAGATAAATCTCCTAAAATTGAGGAAATCAAACTTTCTATCGGGATCCCAATCTTCGAGAGGTTCTCTTTCCTGACTGTAACTCCAAAATCCCGGATTCCAAAAACCCAAAACTGAAACTTACTACTTAAATCTTCCTACAAAAACTCGGCACCACATTGCAAGACGCAAAATGGCAACACTTCACCCAAAAATCTCCACTTTTTGCGGGACAATTCCCCAAGATCCCACCTTTTCCAGAAAATCCACGCAAAGATGGAAACTTTGGCGAGGAACCAAGATCACAAAAATGTCTAAGCAGATAACCCAGAATCTGCCAGCCCGACGGCGACCAAATGCTAATAAAGAAGGTCCAAATTCCAAGAGCTTAAGAAACGGACCCACCTCGCCaccttttctcctcctcctcctccgctccTGTTCCCTCCTTCCTTCCTCTGGGGTTCTTGAGGGAAACGTGACAACGACTCAATGAGAGGCTTGGGTTGCCCTGGGGTAGGGGGCGAAGAACGAAGACTTGCCTACATACTGTGAACAATAATATCTTACAAGTGTCTTAGaagtaataaaataaataataagattttACCCAAAAAATAACATCTTATAAGTAATAAAGAGGTAGTTAGTCGCTCCCTTGACCAACTGCTTTCCCGTTCTGCGACTGTGGAGGAAAGAATTTATCCAAAACGCATCTTCTTCCGTTGTCTGAAGGAGATGTGAGCACTCTTCCGGTGAGCTTACCTCCCATACTTTCCTAACAATGTTTAAAATAGGTAATAGCCTCTCACTAATCTAACCATCTGcattactttttttcttttttttggtaactGCCGGTTGCATAACTTTCAAGTTTCAAATTAACATATAAATCCTTCTACTTTCCttttatttcaatttctttttccATACTTCCTTTGTCATCTTGCAAATTAAACTCCTAGATCGAACTTTCAGATTGATGCTTTCACTTTTTTACCTTTTTTACTTTCTGTTGTCATTTGTCACTATCGAGTTTGGTACTTCACACTTTTAATTGAAGCtagggataaaaaaaaaaaaaaaagtatgggATTCAATAGTTaaatgaatataaaaatagtattttatttttgaatatgtttaatttttcaaaagttatcttttaaattatttatgcaagttcaaaatataaatagataaataaataatatatttttactattttccACTATTACTTATAATTAATTTCTCAAAAATCTTAGATCCATGCAATTGTCTATTAAATACCAAAACAGGATttacataaaataaaatttaccTAGGTTGTGAGGCCCTTAAAGTACTACTTGTATTGTTGAGTTTGCTGATAAGTATCTCAAACATCCAACAACATGGATCAGAATTAGCTTAAACGTCGATGCGGCGGCTTCAGAAGAGCTTGCAGGAACAATCGAACAAGCTATTCAAGAACAATTCTGCTTGAAATTAATTGAGCTAGCATTGCTTAGTTAGGTGGAGCACCAACATGTTTGCAAACCCTAGCTAGCAAGGGTTCATAAAACATAACCTTTTGGAAAAAGGTGTGAGTTGGGCCTCAATCTGGGCAAAAATTCAGGAGAAATCAGTTCCTTGCTTTCCTTGAAAAGGCTGATGGGATTCTGATCATCACCTTGGGGTCAACAAATCTCTATGTTAGGCTTAAATTTGTCAAGTTTGTCAAAGCAGCATGCACATTCAAACTAATaatctaataatttaataatCTTTGTATTCTATCTATTATTTTAGACATCAATTTATAGAGATGTGATTTACTTTTGCCTAAAAAATGCATAAAAACCTTCTAACATCTATCAATTAACAATTTCTTTACATGGTGACGGGAACTTTGGTAGGTCAGGGCCTCACCGTCATGCTTGAAAGGTATTGCAATGTAGACAGGCTGTGGACCATACGCAACATCCAGGCCTAGCTTGTTGAATAGCCTATTAGTTTTGACCCCTTTCTAATTGGTTATGGGTCGGAAAAGTTAGACAGGTGCAGCAGTTGCCGTGTCTCAAAAGTGTCATGTAATTTTCGCATTCACATAGCCCGATGATCCAGGTGAATTTATGCCTACGTAGTCTTCATCTAGATTGTTAGGGCTATTGCTATGTACTGTTTATAAACTcgcttaaaaaagaaaaattgtatGTCACCGGTCAAGGGTTCGTTCGGGGGCAGCAAGATGGCATATGTGCCTATCAAATTTGACTGTTTAGAAATAGTCTTGTGTTCGATGCTGAGATTGTGCCTATATGGTGTATGTTGGAGAGAGCTTGTTGCTTAACCGTGGGGTACTATTATTTCAATATTGCTGGTCGAAGCCTCACCACCCTGAGTTCCTAGGACTCTCTTATTGTGCCTACAACAATTTGAAGGATTCTGTTCATTTTCTAAGAGCTTCCTACCTTGAGGTTTGTCAAGATCAACTTCGATAATGATATCAGAGTTGGCGGAGGTGGTTCAAACTATGTCATTTAAAATTCGAATGCTAGGCTTTTGGTTCAGGCTCTTTGATCCAACCGTCTCCGATATTGAGCTCCGTACTATTTGGACGGACATCATCTATGCGAGACAAGAGTTGCGGGCTGATAAGATCTTTATTAAGGGTGATTTTACCATTATCATTTGCTGGATCTGGGATGAGGTGAAGCATCTAAATATTCATCCACTCCTCCGTGACATCTGAAGGTCTCTTCGTCATTCTATCGAAATATCTACTCGGCATATTTACCGAGAGGTTAACAGTACTGTGGACTGGATAGCTTCCTTTGTTGTCGAGCATACTAAAGATTGGATTTGACGTCGAGGCAACATGTAcctttagattctaaaaataatttatattctgATTTTTTGGATTGCTATCACATTAGAATATTCTGACCATCcgtttgtacaaaaaaaaaaaaaattatatcataaatctTGATCAATCTATCATTTCGATAAAACTGTGACAATCAATCAATACATCTATCATGTGCATAAAACATACCAAGCATCGTACCATAAGCTTGCATACAAATAATACCGTTCGATTCGAGCCAATGATGCAATGCTCATTGAAATCCAGCCAGCCGATCAAAAGCTTATCAGGTAATGTTTGCATAGTATAAATACTTGCACCATCAAATGATTGATCATGTGAACTGACCATAGGGCTGTAGGTTTGTCGGTCGTGTGGATCTAGACTGGTCCACCCGTAGACCATTTTCG
This genomic window from Elaeis guineensis isolate ETL-2024a chromosome 13, EG11, whole genome shotgun sequence contains:
- the LOC105056305 gene encoding proline-rich receptor-like protein kinase PERK8; translation: MASIPPLSPSVLPPFSSASAPPPPSPSTSPPPAGSPPPKTRPDATSDPPTSSNAAPPPTSPPPVSTAPPPPPPPSTPPTSSASAPPPVATSPPTISTSPPPALPPPPSASPPPPTLSPPPPPTSSPPQTPSPSSPPPSSPSPPAIVPSPPVAKPPKNSPPPPVQQSPPPSAPQNPPSGESAPPPKAPPPSTPSTPSPPPGKTPSTPASPPLPAPPGSLPLPSPTTPGNPATPTIPSPNKASNPSSHSHGGSSSGGGGGIKASSVVIIAAISVIVILGLGVAVWFMRKRKKQVGGYDAGFILPSQSASSQMSDSSYPRSPSAPLAYQHSTGSQGVFVNSPSDAGLGNSRSWFTYEELYGITNGFSSQNILGEGGFGCVYKGCLPDGREVAVKQLKVGGGQGEREFKAEVEIISRVHHRHLVSLVGYCIAENQRLLVYDFVPNNTLHYHLHGEGRLVMDWATRVKVAAGAARGIAYLHEDCHPRIIHRDIKSSNILLDNNFEAQVSDFGLARLAMDACTHVTTRVMGTFGYLAPEYASSGKLTEKSDVYSFGVVLLELITGRKPVDSSQPLGDESLVEWARPLLSHALETGEFEELPDPRLENNYNQSEMFRMIEAAAACVRHSAAMRPRMSKVVRVLDSLADIDLSNGVKPGQSELFNAPQSAEIRLFRRMAFGSQDYSTDFSQTSFSQASWKSRSEL